Genomic window (Sinorhizobium sojae CCBAU 05684):
TCGAGGATCACCACCTTCGGCTTCAGGATCATCGCGCGGGCGATCGCTATGCGCTGACGCTGGCCACCCGAGAACTCGTGCGGATAGCGGTTACGGGCGGCCGGGTCGAGCCCGACCTCCTTGAGCGCGGCGGTCGCGCGGCGGTCCCGCTCCGCCCGACTGAGCTCCGGCTCGTGCACATAAAGGCCCTCGGTGATGATCTCGCCGACGGTCCGTCGCGGCGACAGAGAGCCGTAGGGGTCCTGGAAGACCAGCTGCATCTCGCGGCGCAGCGGCCGCATCGCGCCGCGATCGAAGCCGGAAATGTCCGTCAAGCCGAAGCGGTAGTAGCCGCTGCTAGGGAGAAGCCGCAGAAGCGCTCGCCCGAGCGTCGACTTGCCCGACCCGGATTCGCCGACGATGCCGATCGTCTGGCCTTGGCGCAGCCGGAGATTGACGCCATCGACGGCACGGAACACGGAAGAGCTGCCGCGAAAGAACCCGCCGGAGATCGTGTAATCCACCGCCACGTCGCGACCCTCGAGGACGATTGGGGCAAGGTCCGCTGGCGCCGCCTTGCGACCGCTCGGCTCGGCAGCGAGCAACATCTTCGTGTAATCGGCCTTCGGCCGCGTGAATATCTCCGCTGTCGGCCCCTGCTCCACCACCTCTCCCCGCCGCAGTACGACGACACGATCGGCGAAATGCTTGACGATCCCGAGATCGTGGGTGATCAGCACGATCGCCATGCCAAAGCGCTTCTGCAGCGATTTCAGAAGTTCCAGGATCTGCGCCTGGATGGTCACGTCAAGGGCCGTCGTCGGCTCGTCGGCGATCAGGATGTCCGGCTCGTTGGCAAGCGCCATGGCGATCATCACGCGCTGGCGCTGCCCGCCGGACAGTTCGTGCGGGTAGCTGTCGATGCGGCGGACCGGCTCGGGAATGCCGACGAGTTCCAAGAGTTCGAGCGCGCGCTTCTTCGCCTCCTTGAAGGTGCCGCCGCGGTGGTGGACGATCGGTTCGGCGATCTGTCGCCCGATCGTGTATAGCGGATCGAGCGATGTCATCGGCTCCTGGAAGATCATGGTGATCTTCGAGCCCCTGACGCGGTTCAGCGCCTTCGGCGAAAGCCCGATGAGTTCCTGCCCGCGATAGCGCGCAGAACCGGCAACCGTCCCGTTTTTCGCAAGCAGCCCCATGATGCCCATCATGGTCTGGCTCTTGCCCGAACCGGACTCGCCGACGACCGCCAGCGTTTCGCCGGCATTCACGTCGAGATCGATGCCCTTCACAGCATCGACGGTTCCATCCGGTGTCTCGAAATCCACCTTGAGGCCGCGCACGGCAAGAATGGTTTCCTTCATGTCTGCCATGTCAGCGGTCTTTCGGGTCGAGCGCGTCGCGCAGGCCGTCGCCCACGAAATTCAGCGAAAACAGCGTGACGACGAAGAAGATCGCCGGGAAGATCAAGAGCCACGGCGCCGACTGGATGTTATTGGCGCCTTCTGAGATCAGCGCCCCCCAGCTCGTCAGCGGCGCCTGTACCCCGAGACCAAGAAAGGACAGGAAGCTCTCGAGCAGGATGACCTTCGGCACGATCACGGTGACGAAAACGATGACCGGACCAATCGTGTTCGGAATGATGTGGCGGCGGATGATCTGCCAGTCGGTCAGGCCAAGCGCCTGGGCCGCTCCCACGAACTCCCGCCGCTTCAGCGCCAGCGTCTGCCCGCGCACGATCCGCGCCATGTCCAGCCACTCGACCGCGCCGATCACCAGGAAGATCAGGATGAAGCTGCGGCCGAAGAAGACGACAAGTACGACGACGAGAAAGACGAAGGGCAGCGAATAGAGGATCTCGACGAGGCGCATCATCACATTGTCGACGCGGCCGCCGATATAGCCGGAGGTCGCGCCATAGACGACGCCGATGCCAAGCGAGACGAGGCTTGCGAGCAGGCCTACGGCAATCGAGATTTGCCCCCCGAGCATGACGCGCACGAGCAGGTCGCGGCCGTTGGAATCGGTACCGAAGGGGAAGTATTCGCGGGCCACCTGTCCCTGGACGTTCATCGTCCGGCCGTGATCTTCCGTTGCGACGACCGTCGTGTTCTCGAATTCGTTGGCTCGATCGAAGTATCGCGTCGAGCGTGGGTCGATCGGTCGTTCCGATGTAACGGTGGCGGTGAAGGTTCCGCCGTCAACGGCGAATTCCTTCAGCGTGACGCGGGCACGGGCTGCAATGCCCTCCATCACCTCCTCGAGCGTCGAAACATCGGGCCGCGGCTCGAGGCTCGGACCGATCGTCACGTAAGACGGGAAGACCTGATCGTAGCTGTGCGGCGAAAACAGCGGTCCGACAAAGGAGAAGAGCGCAATCAGCACCAGCATGATGCAGCCCGCCATCGCGGCGCGGTTGCGGCGGAAGCGCATGGCCGCGAGCTGAAAGAGGCTGCGGCCCTTCGTTTCCGGGGAAACGGACGGGGTCTGGACGATATCAGTCATGACGAACCCTCGGATCGAGCAGGCCGTAGAGAAGGTCGACCAGAAGGTTGAAGACGATCACGAAGATGGCGACAAGGATCACGGTGCCCATGACCAGCGTGTAGTCGCGGTTGATCGCCCCGAGAACGAAATAACGACCGACCCCGGGGATGGTGAAGATCGTTTCCACGACCGCGGATCCGGTGAGAAGCGCCGCTGCGCAAGGCGCCAGATAGGAAACGACCGGCAGCATGGCACCGCGCATCGCATGCGTGACGACAACGGTGCGCGACGGCAGACCGTAGGCCCTGGCCGTGCGGATATGGTCGGTGTTGAGCGCCTCGATCATCGAGCCGCGCGTAAGTCTGGCGAAAACGGCGAGCTGCGGCAGCGCGAGCGCGATCATCGGCAGAATCAGGAAGCGGAGCGAACCGTCGCCCCACCCGCCGGCCGGCAGCCAGGCGAGCCCGATCGCAAAGACGAGCGTCAGCACCGGGCCGACGACGAAATTCGGCACCGTCACGCCGATCGTCGAGATCGACATAACCGCGAAGTCGATGAAACTGTTCTGGCGAAGCGCGGCAATCGTGCCGGCGATGACGCCGCCGACGAAGGCAAGCAGAAGCGCATAGAAGCCAAGCTCCACCGAATAGGGCAGGCCCTTGCCGATCAGCTCCGCAACATTGTTGTCGTGGTAGATGTAACTCGGACCGAAATCGCCCGTCACCGCGTTGCCGAGATAATGAACATACTGGCTCCAGAGCGGCTGATCGAGGTGATAGGTCCTCATCAGGTTCTCCATTGTCTGCGGAGGAAGAGGACGCTCGAGATTGAAGGGGCCGCCGGGGGCAAACCGCATCAGAAAGAAGGATATGGTGACGACGATGAACAACGTCGGCACCGCGCTCGCCAGGCGGCGAAGGACAAAGGCGATCATGGACGTGCTCCGGTGGCGACGCGCGGGCCGTCCCGCGCGTCGCCTCAGTTCCTTATTCGGCGACGCTCAGGAACCGGCTCAGATGTTGGTTCGGCGAATTGTCCTGCCAGCCTTTCACGCGATCCGAGACGAGCCAGAGATCGGCCTGAGTCAGAAGCGGTGCGATCGGCTGCTCCTTCATCAGCAACGCTTCAGCTTCATGCAGGATCTTCGAGCGCTCGGCGGGATCCTGTTCCTCGTAAGATTTCTTCATCAGCGCGTCGTATTCCGCGTTCTCGAACTTGCCGTAGTTGAAAGACTTGTTGGTGCTGATGGAGAGGGCGAGGAAGTTTTCCGCATCGGCATAGTCCGCGACCCAGCCGGCGCGGGCAACGTTGAACTTGCCGCCTTCCTGCAGATAGGCGTAGTGCGAGGAGACGTCGAGGTTCACGAGCGAGACCTGTGCCCCAAACGTGTTCTTCCACATATCGGCAACGGCCGTAGCGACGCGCTCATGGTTCGGGTTGGTGTTGTAGCGGATTTCGATACTGAGCGGTTTGCCGCCCTCCCCGTAGCCCGCTTCCTTCATCAACTCGATCGCCTTGTCCTCACGATCAAGTTGCGACAGGTCGGCGAAGTCTGCCTTTGCAGGCT
Coding sequences:
- a CDS encoding ABC transporter ATP-binding protein yields the protein MADMKETILAVRGLKVDFETPDGTVDAVKGIDLDVNAGETLAVVGESGSGKSQTMMGIMGLLAKNGTVAGSARYRGQELIGLSPKALNRVRGSKITMIFQEPMTSLDPLYTIGRQIAEPIVHHRGGTFKEAKKRALELLELVGIPEPVRRIDSYPHELSGGQRQRVMIAMALANEPDILIADEPTTALDVTIQAQILELLKSLQKRFGMAIVLITHDLGIVKHFADRVVVLRRGEVVEQGPTAEIFTRPKADYTKMLLAAEPSGRKAAPADLAPIVLEGRDVAVDYTISGGFFRGSSSVFRAVDGVNLRLRQGQTIGIVGESGSGKSTLGRALLRLLPSSGYYRFGLTDISGFDRGAMRPLRREMQLVFQDPYGSLSPRRTVGEIITEGLYVHEPELSRAERDRRATAALKEVGLDPAARNRYPHEFSGGQRQRIAIARAMILKPKVVILDEPTSALDRSVQGQVIELLRELQAKHDLSYIFISHDLSVVKAISDYVIVMKNGRIVEEGQTDAIFEAPREPYTKTLIGAALHV
- a CDS encoding ABC transporter permease translates to MTDIVQTPSVSPETKGRSLFQLAAMRFRRNRAAMAGCIMLVLIALFSFVGPLFSPHSYDQVFPSYVTIGPSLEPRPDVSTLEEVMEGIAARARVTLKEFAVDGGTFTATVTSERPIDPRSTRYFDRANEFENTTVVATEDHGRTMNVQGQVAREYFPFGTDSNGRDLLVRVMLGGQISIAVGLLASLVSLGIGVVYGATSGYIGGRVDNVMMRLVEILYSLPFVFLVVVLVVFFGRSFILIFLVIGAVEWLDMARIVRGQTLALKRREFVGAAQALGLTDWQIIRRHIIPNTIGPVIVFVTVIVPKVILLESFLSFLGLGVQAPLTSWGALISEGANNIQSAPWLLIFPAIFFVVTLFSLNFVGDGLRDALDPKDR
- the oppB gene encoding oligopeptide ABC transporter permease OppB, which translates into the protein MIAFVLRRLASAVPTLFIVVTISFFLMRFAPGGPFNLERPLPPQTMENLMRTYHLDQPLWSQYVHYLGNAVTGDFGPSYIYHDNNVAELIGKGLPYSVELGFYALLLAFVGGVIAGTIAALRQNSFIDFAVMSISTIGVTVPNFVVGPVLTLVFAIGLAWLPAGGWGDGSLRFLILPMIALALPQLAVFARLTRGSMIEALNTDHIRTARAYGLPSRTVVVTHAMRGAMLPVVSYLAPCAAALLTGSAVVETIFTIPGVGRYFVLGAINRDYTLVMGTVILVAIFVIVFNLLVDLLYGLLDPRVRHD